In Marasmius oreades isolate 03SP1 chromosome 1, whole genome shotgun sequence, one DNA window encodes the following:
- a CDS encoding uncharacterized protein (BUSCO:EOG09260Z5E): MADIQALLSALEVFTQTPDKASLDKANTWLQDFQHSPAAWSTCNALLLSPDAPPAAKLFASQTFRAKVTYDLNQVDPSQLPGLRDTLLTALKNYQSGPRAIIVQICLAVAGLALQYPAWENAVQTMITTFGTNPETVPVLLQFLTLLPEELHTNSKIPITDYDWNERITNLLTKNSKQVLDLLSMYIQAAGVTVEVQNQVFNCLRSWLLSGEVSTAEMAGSPLLGFAFEALASDTLFDAAVDVICDLIHETQEIDDNMPVIEMVVPRAIALKPLLNKHKDNPEKIRGYARIFAEAGETYRMLIVHHTDTFFPIVEALVECATYPDLDIVPITFPFWARLAQVIGKKSSVPPLFVQAYQTIMRVIIGHLRFPADSSPLSGQEADDFRSFRHVMGDTLKDCCEVLEPEACLLATYEMITAGLSNNASTLSWQEVEAPLFALRSMGAQIDPKDNRAVPKIMDLIPSLPNHPRVRYAALLIISRYTEWINMHPEYIPPQLQYISVGFQEQDADVNAAAGQALKWLCSDCKQHLVDVLPTLHNFLNTSGTKLLQDDRRMVYEAIAHVISAMPMGKAAQSLKTFSLDILSQIHAVTSKAVQATKQELKEIGDGLENLEVMLNVIRSFGEELPAACHNTCKEAWTIFDQFIVKYGTDADLAERVTRVLRHGLSFFDTAVREIGAAVVARMSFAFEATGFSSYLWIAGKIIGRFGDQEDPELRGSFQEIYERSTNNLASTLQVKAAGTIPDVLEDYLQMLIQLVQQAPDIFFQSSVFLTAFRASTAALSLVQADTIFAALDLFRMILSHDCLDPHPSKQPPPNFILYANAIHNVIEIGGSEFLGYLLNGLVGDFPPESDSMVVSIFRSMSTIWPSLVLTWTPLVLHQLPTSAAPNPIKENFLSELTSAINEKRFDQVKYAVISLHRASKKVRERRKAGALER, encoded by the exons ATGGCTGATATTCAGGCTCTACTATCTGCATTAGAAGTATTCACGCAGACACCGGACAAGGCGTCCTTGGATAAAGCTAATACATGGTTACAGGATTTTCAGCATTCA CCTGCAGCCTGGTCGACGTGTAATGCTCTTTTGCTTTCACCAGATGCTCCTCCAGCTGCCAAACTGTTTGCGTCTCAGACTTTCCGGGCAAAG GTCACTTATGACCTCAATCAAGTCGATCCATCGCAACTACCTGGACTGCGCGACACGCTTTTAACTGCGCTAAAGAACTATCAGTCTGGTCCTCGTGCGATCATCGTCCAGATATGTTTAGCGGTGGCAGGACTTGCCCTCCAATATCCCGCTTGGGAGAATGCCGTCCAAACGATGATAACCACTTTTGGCACGAATCCAGAGACAGTTCCCGTCTTATTGCAATTCTTGACGTTGCTTCCGGAAGAACTGCATACGAATTCCAAAATCCCAATCACA GATTACGATTGGAACGAAAGGATAACAAATTTGTTGACAAAAAATTCCAAACAAGTCCTTGATCTGTTGTCGATGTATATCCAGGCTGCTG GTGTTACGGTTGAGGTTCAGAACCAAGTGTTCAACTGCTTGCGAAGCTGGCTTCTTTCTGGCGAAGTCAGCACTGCAGAGATGGCAGGTTCGCCGCTTCTCGGTTTCGCGTTTGAAGCCTTGGCGTCCGATACTCTGTTCGATGCTGCTGTCGATGTAATTTGCGACCTTATCCACGAGACGCAGGAGATAGACGATAACATGCCTGTTATCGAAATGGTTGTTCCGCGTGCCATTGCTCTTAAACCGTTGTTAAATAAACACAAAGATAACCCGGAAAAGATTCGAGGATACGCTCGTATATTTGCAGAGGCAGGCGAAACATACCGAATGCTCATCGTCCATCATACCGACACGTTCTTTCCCATTGTCGAGGCACTTGTAGAGTGTGCGACATACCCCGACCTCGATATCGTCCCCATTACGTTTCCATTCTGGGCGCGACTTGCACAAGTCATTGGCAAGAAATCGTCGGTTCCTCCGCTCTTTGTGCAAGCTTATCAGACCATTATGCGTGTCATTATCGGCCATTTGCGATTCCCTGCTGATTCTTCGCCTCTCTCGGGTCAGGAAGCGGACGACTTCCGTTCATTCAGACACGTCATGGGCGATACTCTGAAAGATTGCTGTGAAGTCCTCGAACCAGAAGCATGCCTCCTTGCCACCTATGAAATGATCACAGCAGGTTTATCTAATAATGCTAGCACCCTCTCGTGGCAGGAAGTGGAAGCACCTTTGTTTGCTCTGCGGTCAATGGGAGCGCAAATTGACCCCAAAGATAACCGTGCAGTTCCCAAGATCATGGATCTTATACCATCTTTACCTAACCATCCACGAGTCCGCTATGCAGCTCTTCTCATCATCTCTCGTTACACCGAATGGATCAATATGCATCCCGAATACATTCCACCTCAGCTGCAGTACATATCTGTGGGATTTCAAGAACAGGATGCGGACGTCAACGCAGCGGCTGGGCAAGCTCTTAAGTGGCTGTGCTCGGATTGTAAACAG CATCTCGTTGATGTTCTCCCAACGCTCCACAACTTCTTGAACACTTCGGGAACAAAACTACTGCAAGATGATAGACGAATGGTCTATGAAGCCATTGCTCACGTTATTTCGGCTATGCCGATGGGGAAAGCCGCACAGTCATTGAAGACGTTTTCTTTGGATATTCTGTCTCAAATCCATGCCGTTACCAGTAAAGCCGTACAAGCTACCAAACAGGAGTTGAAAGAGATTGGGG ATGGGCTTGAAAACCTTGAGGTCATGCTCAACGTGATCAGAAGTTTCGGGGAGGAGTTGCCTGCTGCTTGCCACAATACCTGTAAAGAAGCTTGGACGATCTTCGACCAGTTCATTGTCAAGTATGGAACGGATGCCGACCTTGCTGAAAGAGTAACGCGTGTCCTCAGACATGGCCTGAGCTTCTTTGATACCGCTGTCCGCGAAATAGGTGCCGCAGTAGTTGCCAGGATGTCATTCGCGTTTGAGGCTACCGGCTTTTCGAGTTATCTCTGGATCGCAGGGAAAATAATTGGACGATTTGGCGATCAGGAAGATCCCGAATTGCGGGGTTCCTTCCAAGAGATATATGAACGCTCAACAAATAACTTAGCATCCACGCTTCAAGTGAAGGCGGCGGGAACCATCCCTGATG TGTTGGAGGATTACCTCCAAATGCTCATACAATTAGTCCAACAAGCACCCGATATTTTCTTCCAGTCATCCGTGTTTTTGACCGCGTTCCGCGCTAGCACCGCTGCCCTTTCTCTTGTTCAGGCCGATACCATTTTCGCCGCACTGGACCTGTTCCGCATGATACTCTCTCACGATTGCCTAGACCCTCATCCGTCAAAACAGCCTCCTCCGAATTTCATATTGTATGCAAATGCGATCCATAACGTTATTGAAATTGGAGGTTCCGAATTCCTGGGGTATCTTCTCAATGGCCTAGTGGGAGATTTTCCTCCCGAAAGTGATTCGATGGTTGTTTCAATATTCCGTTCCATGTCAACTATCTGGCCCTCACTAGTTCTCACTTGGACTCCGCTCGTTCTACACCAGCTGCCAACTTCGGCAGCGCCGAATCCAATAAAAGAAAATTTCCTATCTGAATTAACGAG TGCCATAAACGAAAAGCGATTCGATCAAGTGAAGTATGCGGTTATATCACTCCATAGAGCATCGAAGAAAGTCCGTGAGAGGCGAAAGGCGGGGGCGTTAGAACGTTAA
- a CDS encoding uncharacterized protein (BUSCO:EOG09264X31), whose protein sequence is MVLLLLSIKAELENIAFLEPSDGFDYFFRVKCTSCNEQHPKLVSLNRAEEFEVSGSKGNTAHFVWRCSLCKRGSSAKFDPSKTLSYTEEHSGQLAPFLKIECRGLEFTSFEPRGSWTCHGTTGTVFKDVDLVENDMWTDYDEKVGLPVSVSEFDSEWRRA, encoded by the exons ATGGTC CTCCTTCTGCTTTCAATAAAGGCTGAACTCGAAAACATCGCATTTCTCGAGCCGTCCGATGGATTTGATTACTTTTTCCGG GTTAAATGTACCAGCTGTAACGAGCAACACCCAAAGCTGGTTTCCCTGAATCGTGCG GAAGAGTTTGAAGTTTCGGGCTCAAAAGGAAACACAGCTCACTTCGTGTGGAGATGCAGCCTTTGCAAACGTGGAAGCTCTGCAAAATTTGATCCTTCAAAGACGCTGTCCTATACGGAGGAGCACAGCGGACAACTGGCTCCGTTCCTCAAGATAGAGTGTCGGGGCCTGGAGTTTACTAGCTTTGAACCTAGG GGTTCTTGGACCTGTCATGGTACTACCGGAACGGTTTTTAAGGATGTTGATCTGGTTGAGAATGATATGTGGACGGATTATGACGAAAAGGTTGGCCTCCCAGTAAGTGTGTCTGAATTCGATAGTGAGTGGAGGAGAGCATAA
- a CDS encoding uncharacterized protein (BUSCO:EOG09264KIV), with the protein MASRLGSHLARTAQTCWRRNFTQTTPLLHQFRHFHNSRPFLAPRSEEVISDEDALDIFDDTFEDDDTASAGHIMLREQRQTLYYLRLIEHEMPKLVAYRKPFKPLKSDALIVRSLDYGGEEHPATKKRVIVVAVDDLPLRNETAIHKFKLLAGPRWMLRPPADSGASGITNWGNGFIKVSCEDFPQATQNLKWASDTLDKLIAEANNLKESFNDIPIDVRHIYSKARKGKKGEHLRGRVYNRPTIRDFPNEWLPDSDPADTHP; encoded by the exons ATGGCCTCCAGACTGGGATCTCACCTAGCCCGGACTGCTCAAACTTGTTGGCGAAGAAATTTCACCCAGACCACTCCTCTACTCCACCAATTTCGCCATTTCCATAATTCGCGTCCCTTCTTGGCCCCTCGTTCGGAAGAAGTTATCTCAGACGAAGACGCTCTGGACATATTCGACGATACATTCGAGGATGACGATACAGCCAGCGCAGGGCACATAATGCTTAG AGAGCAAAGGCAAACTCTCTACTATCTTCGACTCATTGAACACGAGATGCCGAAGCTAGTTG CCTATCGAAAACCATTCAAACCCCTCAAATCAGACGCTTTGATTGTTCGTTCTCTGGATTATGGTGGGGAGGAGCACCCTGCAACAAAGAAACGAGTAATTGTGGTCGCTGTCGACGATCTACCGCTACGAAATGAAACCGCTATTCACAAGTTCAAGCTCCTGGCTGGCCCGAGATGGATGCTTCGACCCCCTGCAGATTCTGGTGCTAGTGGTATCACAAATTGGGGTAACGGTTTCATCAAGGTTTCTTGCGAGGACTTTCCACAGGCAACACAAAATCTGAAATGGGCGAGCGATACTCTGGATAAGCTGATAGCGGAGGCTAAT AACCTCAAAGAATCATTCAATGATATTCCCATAGACGTACGGCACATATATTCGAAGGCGcggaagggaaagaaaggagaACACCTTCGTGGTCGTGTCTACAATCGACCGACTATCCGCGACTTTCCAAACGAATGGCTACCTGACTCTGATCCTGCTGATACTCACCCATAG